CTGCCGCGCCTGTGGGGCGCACCAACGACCGCTTCGAAGGAGCGCAAGCGGATGCTGCGACTGCTCATCCGCGACATCACCGTAGAGAAATTGTCCGGGCAACGGCAGTTCGTCTTGCATGTGCGTTGGCAAGGCGGCGTCTGCACCGACATCACCGTCAATCTGCCCAAGCCACGTCCCGAAGCGATACGCTATCCGGCGGAGACCGTCGAGCAGGTCCGCCAGGCAGCGCGAAGTATGTCCGATCCGCAAATCGTCGCACGCTTCAATCAGGCGGGGCTCCGCAGTCCTTACGGCAAACCCTTTACGCTCGCGATGATCAAATGGATCCGCTTCAGGTATGGGATTGCGCCGGCCTGCCTGACGCGTCCTGACGAATTCACCGTGCAGCAACTCGCCAGTCGATTGCAGGTGAGCACGTACGTCGTCTATTACTGGATCGACCGCCGTGTCGTCGAAGCACGCAAGATCGACGGCCGGGGAGCGTGGTGGATCACCCTGGACGCCGCGAAAGAGCATCAGCTTCAGAACTGGATCCGCAATTCAGGACATCTGCAACCCTAGCAGTCCAACATTCAACTGTGAGAGGTGCATCATGAGATCGCCGTCGGAATACCGAGCTTGCGCACGCCCCCTCCATCCGGCTTGGGTATCTCGACCCGTCTCACAGGTTGTGGTTGGTAGGTTCCCTCGAGCAGTGAGGCCCCTATCGTCGGCCAATGCTCCCGCAGGTACGCCGGTAATGCCTGAACCGTCATGCCGTCCACGCCCGGTGCACCCTTGTTCGCTTTCACACGCTTCAACGCCTGCTTCAGGTTCTCCCTTTCGCAGACTTCTTCCATCAGTCGGTCACAAGCCGACGGGCTTTCAGGCTCGGGGTTCGCCGCCACAGGTTCAGCCCCTCGATCTGCGGCCCTCGGGGCTTCACCCCTGCCTCCGCTGCCGAGGACGCGATGCGTTTTCTGCTGCGCTCCCATGTCGAGTTCTCCGGCTTACTCGCCGCTCCTTTCCGTTCAGGCCTTCAGGCATAACCACCGCCCTACTATGCCTTCTGCTGACTCCTGCGCGGTGGTCAACGGCCCTTGCGGGCCGCTCAGTCCTGATTCCAGGACGCCGCGCAGGCCTCCCGAGGTAAGCCCAACCGCCTTCACCACACACCTGCCAGATCTACCACCCCAGCCCTTGATGGTCGTGGACTTCGCGATCAATGGCTCGCTCGTCCGACTGGGTAGGCCTCGTATCTGGTTTCTGTTCGTCAGGTCGTGGCTTTGCTACACGCTTCCTTCAGACCCCGCCTCACGACGACGCCCTTGCGTTTCACTAGCCCTTCACCACCATCAGGTTGGGCAGGGGACTCTCACCCCCAAGCTGTTGGGCATGCTCGGCACACCATAAAAAAACCCGCATCTCTGCGGGTTTTTCTTTTTGGCACGAGAAGCGCACCTCGCGGCGCGCCTCCCACATGCATTCCAGTTACCTGGAAATTACATGTCCATGCCCATGCCGCCCATACCGCCGGGCATGCCGCCACCCATCGGTGCGTCTTCCTTCGGCAGTTCGCAGACAGCTGCGTCCGTCGTCAGCAGCAGGCCAGCAACGGAAGCTGCGTTTTGCAGTGCCGTACGCGTCACCTTGGTCGGATCGACAACACCGGCTTCCACCAGGTCACCGTACTCGCCCGTTGCTGCGTTGTAGCCGTAGTTGCCCGTACCGGCTGCAACTGCTGCCACCACGACGCTGGCTTCTTCGCCGCCGTTCGTGACGATCTGGCGCAGCGGCTCTTCCATTGCGCGCAGAACGATCTTGATACCTGCGTCCTGGTCAGGGTTGTCACCCTTCACGCTACCGATTGCGCTGCGTGCGCGGATCAGCGCGACGCCGCCGCCAGCCACGATGCCTTCTTCCACAGCTGCGCGCGTTGCGTGCAGTGCATCTTCGACACGTGCCTTCTTTTCCTTCATTTCGACTTCGGTCGCTGCGCCAACCTTGATCACTGCAACGCCGCCAGCCAGCTTGGCCACGCGTTCTTGCAGCTTTTCACGGTCGTAGTCCGACGTCGCTTCTTCGATTTGCGTGCGAACCTGCTTCACGCGCGCTTCGATGCTTGCTGCTTCGCCAGCGCCGTCGATGATCGTCGTGTTTTCCTTGCCCACTTCGATACGCTTCGCTTGACCGAGTTCGTTCAGCGTTGCCTTTTCGAGCGTCAGGCCGGTTTCTTCAGCGATGACCTGACCACCCGTCAGGATAGCGATGTCTTCCAGCATCGCCTTGCGACGGTCGCCGAAGCCCGGAGCCTTGACAGCCACCGTCTTCAGGATGCCGCGGATGTTGTTGACGACCAGCGTAGCCAGCGCTTCGCCTTCGACGTCTTCAGCGATGATCAGCAGCGGACGGCCAGCCTTCGCGACCTGCTCCAGAATCGGCAGCAGATCACGGATGTTCGACACCTTCTTGTCGTGCAGCAGCACGAACGGGTTGTCCAGAACGGCGACTTGCTTGTCCGGGTTGTTGATGAAGTACGGCGACAGGTAGCCGCGGTCGAATTGCATGCCTTCGACAACGTCCAGCTCGTCTTGCAGCGACTTGCCGTCTTCAACCGTGATGACGCCTTCCTTGCCGACCTTGTCCATCGCTTCAGCGATGCGATCGCCGATCGACGTGTCGCTGTTCGCCGAGATCGCGCCGACCTGTGCGATTTCCTTGTTGGTCGTGCAGGGCTTGCTGATCTTGCGCAGCTCTTCGATTGCTGCTGCGACGGCCTTGTCGATGCCGCGCTTCAGGTCCATCGGGTTCATGCCCGATGCGACGTACTTCATGCCTTCGCGAACGATCGACTGGGCCAGAACCGTTGCCGTCGTCGTACCGTCACCGGCGTTGTCGCTGGTCTTGGAAGCAACTTCCTTGACCATTTGCGCGCCCATGTTCTGGAGCTTGTCCTTCAGCTCGATTTCCTTCGCGACGGAAACACCGTCCTTCGTGACCGTCGGGCCGCCGAAGCTGCGTTCGAGAACAACGTTACGGCCCTTGGGACCCAGCGTGACCTTCACTGCGTTGGCGAGAATGTTCACGCCTTCAACCATCTTGGCACGGGCGGAATCGCCGAACACGACGTCTTTAGCTGCCATCTTCTAACTCCTTGAATTCTTGAGAATGAACCGGGACAAGTGATTACTTGTTGACAACGGCCATGATGTCTTCTTCGCGCATCACGAGCAGTTCGTTGCCGTCGACCTTGACGGTCTGGCCTGCGTACTTGCCGAACAGGACGCGATCGCCGACCTTGACGTCGAGCGCGATCAGGGCGCCCTTGTCGTCACGCTTGCCCGGGCCGACTGCCAGGATTTCGCCTTGATCCGGCTTTTCTGCTGCGGCTTCGGGGATCACGATTCCCGACGCGGTCTTGGTTTCCTGATCCAGACGCTTGACGATCACGCGATCATGCAAAGGACGAAGGTTCATGGATAGATCCTCTCTTGATTGGGACTGAAGAACGCTGAGGTATGC
The DNA window shown above is from Paraburkholderia sp. PGU19 and carries:
- the groL gene encoding chaperonin GroEL (60 kDa chaperone family; promotes refolding of misfolded polypeptides especially under stressful conditions; forms two stacked rings of heptamers to form a barrel-shaped 14mer; ends can be capped by GroES; misfolded proteins enter the barrel where they are refolded when GroES binds) — encoded protein: MAAKDVVFGDSARAKMVEGVNILANAVKVTLGPKGRNVVLERSFGGPTVTKDGVSVAKEIELKDKLQNMGAQMVKEVASKTSDNAGDGTTTATVLAQSIVREGMKYVASGMNPMDLKRGIDKAVAAAIEELRKISKPCTTNKEIAQVGAISANSDTSIGDRIAEAMDKVGKEGVITVEDGKSLQDELDVVEGMQFDRGYLSPYFINNPDKQVAVLDNPFVLLHDKKVSNIRDLLPILEQVAKAGRPLLIIAEDVEGEALATLVVNNIRGILKTVAVKAPGFGDRRKAMLEDIAILTGGQVIAEETGLTLEKATLNELGQAKRIEVGKENTTIIDGAGEAASIEARVKQVRTQIEEATSDYDREKLQERVAKLAGGVAVIKVGAATEVEMKEKKARVEDALHATRAAVEEGIVAGGGVALIRARSAIGSVKGDNPDQDAGIKIVLRAMEEPLRQIVTNGGEEASVVVAAVAAGTGNYGYNAATGEYGDLVEAGVVDPTKVTRTALQNAASVAGLLLTTDAAVCELPKEDAPMGGGMPGGMGGMGMDM
- a CDS encoding co-chaperone GroES codes for the protein MNLRPLHDRVIVKRLDQETKTASGIVIPEAAAEKPDQGEILAVGPGKRDDKGALIALDVKVGDRVLFGKYAGQTVKVDGNELLVMREEDIMAVVNK